From one Eucalyptus grandis isolate ANBG69807.140 chromosome 9, ASM1654582v1, whole genome shotgun sequence genomic stretch:
- the LOC104420310 gene encoding organellar oligopeptidase A, chloroplastic/mitochondrial produces MANNGVESNPLLQDFEFPPYDAVKAKHVHPGIHALLKKLYSDLEELERTVEPSWPKLVEPLEKIVDRLEVVWGMINHIRAVKDTVDLRAATGKVLSEMVKFQLRLGQSKPIYNAFKALQELPDWKMLSDAQKRIVEKQVKEADLKGIALEDGKREEFNKIEQELGKLSKQFDENVFDATKKFEKLITDKKDIEGLPATALGLAAQTAVLKGHENATPEDGPWVITLDAPSFTSIMQHARNRALREEIYRAHVTRASSGDTNNTLIIDQILKLRMEKAKILGYNNYSEVSMAMKMATVDKAEELLEKLRSASWDAAVQDMEDLKRFAKSQGAKEYDDLRHWDINFWSERLRESKYDISEEELHPYFSLPNVMEGLFNLARTLFEIEIEAADGLAPVWNNDVRFYRVKESSGNPVAYFYFDPYSRPSEKGGGAWMDEVVGRSRVLSRDGASARLPITNIVCNQTPPVGNKPSLMTFREVETVFHEFGHALQHMLTKQDEGLVAGLRGIEKDARELASQFMENWCYHRETLMGIAKHYETGESLPGAVYRKLLAAKTFRAGSLVLRQVTFASVDLQLHTNYVPGGSESLFDVYQRVWEKTQVIRPLPEDRFLCSFGHIFSGGHAAGYYSYKWSEVLAADAFSAFEDAGLDDSKAVKETGQRFRDTILALGGGKAPLQVFTEFRGREPSLSAFLRHRGLSPVAA; encoded by the exons ATGGCTAACAATGGTGTCGAAAGCAATCCTCTCTTGCAAGACTTCGAGTTCCCTCCCTATGATGCTGTCAAGGCTAAGCATGTTCATCCTGGGATTCACGCTCTCTTAAAGAAGTTG TATAGCGATCTGGAGGAACTGGAGAGGACGGTCGAACCATCATGGCCAAAGCTTGTGGAGCCATTGGAGAAGATTGTGGATCGTTTGGAGGTGGTCTGGGGGATGATCAATCATATTAGGGCTGTCAAGGATACAGTTGATCTGCGTGCTGCGACAGGGAAAGTTCTG TCAGAGATGGTTAAGTTTCAGCTGAGACTCGGGCAAAGTAAACCAATTTACAACGCTTTTAAAGCTCTCCAAGAGTTACCTGATTGGAAGATGCTGAGCGATGCTCAAAAACGTATAGTGGAAA AGCAAGTAAAGGAAGCAGATCTGAAGGGAATTGCCCTGGAAGATGGCAAAAGAGAAGAGTTTAACAAAATTGAGCAG GAACTTGGCAAATTATCCAAACAGTTTGATGAGAATGTCTTCGACGCCACAAAGAAATTCGAAAAATTGATTACCGATAAGAAGGATATTGAAGGATTGCCTGCTACAGCTCTTGGTTTGGCTGCACAAACAGCAGTGTTGAAG gggcatgaaaatgCAACTCCAGAAGATGGACCCTGGGTGATCACTCTGGATGCTCCAAGCTTTACCTCTATCATGCAACATGCTCGAAATAGAGCTTTACGTGAAGAAATCTACCGTGCTCATGTTACTCGGGCATCTAGCGGAGATACCAACAACACTTTAATTATAGACCAGATTTTGAAGCTTAGAATGGAAAAAGCTAAGATTCTAGGTTATAATAATTACAGTGAG GTTAGCATGGCAATGAAAATGGCTACCGTTGATAAAGCCGAAGAGCTCCTAGAAAAACTCAGGAGTGCTTCATGGGATGCTGCTGTTCAAG ACATGGAGGACCTAAAACGTTTCGCCAAAAGTCAAGGGGCAAAAGAATATGATGATTTGAGGCATTGGGACATTAACTTCTGGAGCGAGAGGTTGCGTGAATCAAAATACGACATCAGTGAG GAAGAATTACACCCGTATTTCTCATTGCCAAATGTAATGGAGGGCCTTTTCAACCTTGCTAGGACACTTTTTGAAATTGAGATTGAGGCTGCTGATGGACTAGCACCG GTCTGGAATAATGATGTTAGATTCTACCGTGTAAAAGAGTCTTCAGGAAATCCAGTTGCATACTTTTATTTTGATCCCTATTCTCGACCATCAGAGAAAGGGGGAGGTGCATGGATGGATGAGGTTGTCGGTCGAAGCCGTGTGCTATCTCGAGATGGTGCAAGTGCAAGATTACCAATTACTAACATAGTGTGCAATCAAACCCCACCTGTGGGGAACAAGCCAAGCCTTATGACGTTCCGAGAG GTGGAAACtgtttttcatgaatttggTCATGCACTTCAACACATGCTAACCAAACAGGACGAAGGCCTTGTTGCTGGCCTTAGAGGGATAGAAAAGGATGCTAGAGAATTGGCCTCCCAGTTTATGGAGAACTGGTGTTACCACAG GGAAACCTTGATGGGAATTGCAAAGCACTATGAAACTGGCGAGAGTCTCCCTGGAGCTGTATATAGAAAGCTCCTCGCTGCTAAAACTTTTCGTGCAGGCTCCTTAGTCCTTCGCCAG GTAACATTCGCAAGTGTAGATCTGCAGCTTCATACAAACTATGTTCCTGGTGGGTCGGAGTCTCTATTTGATGTGTATCAAAGGGTTTGGGAAAAAACCCAGGTAATCCGTCCACTTCCTGAGGATCGATTCCTTTGTAGCTTTGGCCATATATTTTCAG GTGGACACGCAGCTGGGTATTACAGCTACAAG TGGTCAGAGGTGCTAGCTGCGGATGCGTTCTCTGCCTTTGAGGATGCAGGTTTAGATGACAGCAAG GCTGTCAAAGAAACAGGGCAAAGGTTCCGAGATACGATCCTTGCTCTTGGAGGTGGAAAAGCTCCATTACAG GTTTTCACTGAATTTCGGGGTCGTGAGCCTTCACTCAGCGCATTCCTCAGGCATAGAGGCCTTTCACCAGTTGCAGCATAA